A genomic segment from Blastococcus sp. PRF04-17 encodes:
- a CDS encoding CocE/NonD family hydrolase, which yields MRRAATALLTAALTAGGLAALAPSASAATEIVPRDLTITVTDLGPEKRTCHIDADLYVPPGVTRQRPGPALLVTNGFGGTKDDQADLAQGFGEHGYVTLSYTGLGFVDGDNCPITLDDREHDGAAASQLIRFLGGDRSIVAVDDDTKERVVVDQVVREDAKTGTRHDPQVGMTGGSYGGQIQFAAAGYEKWKRTNRLDAIVPLITWNDLSYSLAPDNSGLPHGTARSGSVSSPNPGVFKYQWAALFTTVGVVNGVEDLQALADPAAFEAFFQQAGKNCLNFEPEVCRALVEVGTLGYPSQASIAYLQSNSVASYIRDVKVPTLIGQGQADTLFNLQESVATYTALRRQGTPVSLFWQSWGHSSSTPKPGELDLRRPAQSLQGRAALAWFDHYVRDRGPKSPQGFAYYRDWVYEATGDIRKAYAAAPSYPVGSQKTFHLSGSSVGGTDGALVTSRAAVVPGTSEYQNLAPVGPNYTETSALDQSRPVVDPPGSAIRFATPPLTRPMDVVGSPRLTVQLDAPSVALSQEAGPGGQLVVYAKLYDVGPDGAIELPHRLISPARVDDVTKPVTIELPGIVHRFDKGHRLVVVLAGGDFAYRGSTSTQPVFLTTGPGKTQQLTVPVTN from the coding sequence GTGCGCCGCGCTGCGACCGCCCTGCTCACCGCCGCGTTGACTGCCGGCGGGCTCGCCGCCCTGGCGCCGTCGGCCTCGGCCGCGACCGAGATCGTCCCCCGCGACCTGACGATCACGGTCACCGACCTCGGCCCCGAGAAGCGGACCTGCCACATCGACGCCGACCTCTACGTCCCGCCCGGGGTCACGAGGCAGCGGCCGGGGCCGGCCCTGCTGGTGACCAACGGGTTCGGCGGCACCAAGGACGACCAGGCCGACCTGGCCCAGGGCTTCGGCGAGCACGGCTACGTGACCCTCTCCTACACCGGCCTCGGTTTCGTCGACGGCGACAACTGCCCGATCACCCTCGACGACCGCGAGCACGACGGAGCGGCCGCCAGCCAGCTGATCCGCTTCCTGGGCGGGGACCGGTCGATCGTGGCCGTCGACGACGACACGAAGGAGCGGGTCGTCGTCGACCAGGTCGTGCGCGAGGACGCGAAGACCGGCACCCGCCACGACCCGCAGGTCGGCATGACCGGCGGCTCCTACGGCGGTCAGATCCAGTTCGCCGCGGCCGGCTACGAGAAGTGGAAGCGGACCAACCGGCTGGACGCGATCGTCCCGCTGATCACCTGGAACGACCTGTCCTACTCGCTGGCGCCGGACAACAGCGGCCTGCCGCACGGCACCGCCCGCAGCGGATCGGTGAGCTCGCCGAACCCGGGCGTCTTCAAGTACCAGTGGGCGGCACTGTTCACGACGGTCGGCGTGGTCAACGGCGTCGAGGACCTCCAGGCGCTCGCCGACCCGGCCGCCTTCGAGGCGTTCTTCCAGCAGGCCGGGAAGAACTGCCTGAACTTCGAGCCCGAGGTCTGCCGGGCGCTGGTCGAGGTCGGCACTCTCGGGTACCCGAGCCAGGCCTCGATCGCCTACCTGCAGTCGAACTCGGTCGCCAGCTACATCCGCGACGTCAAGGTCCCGACCCTGATCGGGCAGGGCCAGGCCGACACGCTGTTCAACCTGCAGGAGTCGGTGGCCACCTACACCGCGCTGCGACGCCAGGGGACGCCGGTGTCACTGTTCTGGCAGTCGTGGGGTCACAGCAGCTCCACGCCGAAGCCCGGCGAGCTCGACCTGCGGCGCCCGGCGCAGTCGCTGCAGGGCCGGGCGGCGCTGGCCTGGTTCGACCACTACGTCCGAGATCGCGGTCCGAAGTCGCCGCAGGGGTTCGCGTACTACCGCGACTGGGTGTACGAGGCGACGGGTGACATCCGCAAGGCCTATGCCGCGGCGCCGTCCTACCCGGTCGGCAGCCAGAAGACCTTCCACCTGTCCGGCAGCAGCGTCGGTGGCACCGACGGAGCGCTGGTGACCAGCCGCGCCGCGGTGGTGCCGGGCACGAGCGAGTACCAGAACCTGGCACCGGTCGGACCGAACTACACCGAGACCTCGGCGCTCGACCAGAGCCGGCCGGTCGTCGACCCGCCGGGCTCGGCGATCCGGTTCGCCACGCCGCCGCTGACCCGCCCGATGGACGTCGTCGGCTCGCCGCGGCTGACCGTGCAGCTCGACGCTCCCTCGGTCGCGCTCAGCCAGGAGGCAGGACCGGGCGGACAGCTGGTGGTCTACGCCAAGCTCTACGACGTCGGGCCGGACGGCGCGATCGAACTGCCGCACCGGCTCATCTCGCCCGCCCGCGTCGACGACGTCACCAAGCCCGTGACGATCGAGCTGCCGGGCATCGTGCACCGCTTCGACAAGGGCCACCGGCTGGTCGTCGTCCTGGCCGGCGGGGACTTCGCCTACCGCGGGTCCACCAGCACGCAGCCGGTGTTCCTCACGACAGGTCCCGGCAAGACGCAGCAGCTGACGGTGCCGGTCACGAACTGA
- the sucC gene encoding ADP-forming succinate--CoA ligase subunit beta yields MDLFEYQARDVLAKHGVPVLPGGVAETPDEAEAIAREIAAPVVVKAQVKTGGRGKAGGVKLADDAEGAKARAQDILGLDIKGHVTRKVMVAQASDIAEEYYFSYLLDRSNRTFLAMASVEGGMEIEEVAATKPEALAKIPIDATTGVDEAKATEIVDAARFPADVRDQVIAIAVQLWEVFSKEDATLVEVNPLAKAPDGTVLALDAKVTLDANADFRQPEHAALEDAASADPLEAAAKEKDLNYVKLEGEVGIIGNGAGLVMSTLDVVAYAGEEFGGVKPANFLDIGGGASAEVMANGLHIILSDPAVKSVFVNVFGGITACDAVANGIVSALQLLGDEATKPLVVRLDGNNVEEGRRILAEANHPLVTVVDTMDGAARRAAELAAA; encoded by the coding sequence GTGGATCTCTTCGAGTACCAGGCCCGTGACGTGTTGGCCAAGCACGGCGTCCCCGTGCTGCCCGGTGGCGTCGCCGAGACGCCCGACGAGGCGGAGGCGATCGCCCGCGAGATCGCCGCGCCCGTGGTGGTGAAGGCCCAGGTGAAGACCGGCGGCCGTGGCAAGGCCGGTGGCGTCAAGCTCGCGGACGACGCCGAGGGCGCCAAGGCGCGCGCCCAGGACATCCTGGGCCTCGACATCAAGGGCCACGTCACGCGCAAGGTGATGGTGGCCCAGGCCAGCGACATCGCCGAGGAGTACTACTTCTCCTACCTGCTCGACCGCTCCAACCGCACCTTCCTGGCCATGGCGTCGGTCGAAGGCGGCATGGAGATCGAGGAGGTCGCGGCCACCAAGCCCGAGGCGCTGGCCAAGATCCCGATCGACGCGACGACCGGCGTCGACGAGGCCAAGGCGACCGAGATCGTCGACGCGGCCAGGTTCCCCGCCGACGTCCGCGACCAGGTGATCGCCATCGCCGTCCAGCTGTGGGAGGTCTTCAGCAAGGAGGACGCCACCCTGGTCGAGGTGAACCCGCTGGCGAAGGCGCCCGACGGCACCGTCCTCGCGCTGGACGCCAAGGTGACCCTCGACGCGAACGCGGACTTCCGGCAGCCGGAGCACGCCGCCCTCGAGGACGCCGCCTCCGCCGACCCGCTCGAGGCTGCGGCGAAGGAGAAGGACCTCAACTACGTCAAGCTCGAGGGCGAGGTCGGGATTATCGGCAACGGTGCCGGTCTGGTCATGAGCACCCTGGACGTCGTCGCGTACGCGGGCGAGGAGTTCGGCGGGGTCAAGCCGGCCAACTTCCTCGACATCGGCGGCGGCGCCTCGGCCGAGGTCATGGCCAACGGGCTGCACATCATCCTGTCCGACCCGGCCGTGAAGAGCGTGTTCGTGAACGTCTTCGGCGGCATCACCGCCTGCGACGCCGTCGCCAACGGCATCGTGTCGGCCCTGCAGCTCCTGGGCGACGAGGCCACCAAGCCGCTCGTGGTCCGGCTCGACGGCAACAACGTCGAGGAGGGCCGGCGGATCCTCGCCGAGGCCAACCACCCGCTGGTCACCGTCGTCGACACGATGGACGGCGCCGCGCGCCGGGCCGCCGAGCTCGCCGCCGCCTGA
- the sucD gene encoding succinate--CoA ligase subunit alpha, whose amino-acid sequence MSIFLNENSKVIVQGMTGSEGRKHTQRMLASGTAIVGGVNPRKAGESVDFDGATVPVFGGVAEAMKETGADVSVIFVPPPFAKAAVIEAVDAQIGLAVVITEGIPVHDSTYFWAHAQGSSTRIIGPNCPGLISPGRSNAGIIPANITRQGTIGLVSKSGTLTYQMMYELRDIGFSTAVGIGGDPVIGTTHIDCLQAFQDDPETEAIVMIGEIGGDAEERAADFVKANVTKPVVGYVAGFTAPEGKTMGHAGAIVSGSSGTAQAKKEALEAAGVRVGKTPSETARLMREIVG is encoded by the coding sequence ATGTCGATCTTCCTCAACGAGAACAGCAAGGTCATCGTCCAGGGCATGACCGGCTCCGAGGGGCGCAAGCACACCCAGCGCATGCTCGCCTCGGGCACCGCGATCGTCGGTGGCGTCAACCCCCGCAAGGCCGGCGAGAGCGTCGACTTCGACGGCGCCACGGTGCCGGTCTTCGGCGGCGTCGCCGAGGCCATGAAGGAGACCGGCGCCGACGTCAGCGTCATCTTCGTGCCGCCGCCGTTCGCCAAGGCGGCCGTCATCGAGGCCGTCGACGCCCAGATCGGGCTCGCCGTCGTCATCACCGAGGGCATCCCGGTGCACGACTCGACGTACTTCTGGGCCCACGCACAGGGCAGCTCGACCCGGATCATCGGCCCGAACTGCCCCGGCCTGATCAGTCCGGGGCGCTCGAACGCCGGCATCATCCCGGCCAACATCACCCGGCAGGGCACGATCGGCCTGGTCAGCAAGTCGGGCACGCTGACGTACCAGATGATGTACGAGCTCCGGGACATCGGCTTCTCGACCGCCGTCGGCATCGGTGGCGACCCCGTCATCGGCACGACGCACATCGACTGCCTGCAGGCGTTCCAGGACGACCCGGAGACCGAGGCCATCGTGATGATCGGCGAGATCGGTGGGGACGCCGAGGAGCGCGCGGCCGACTTCGTCAAGGCCAACGTGACCAAGCCGGTCGTCGGCTACGTCGCCGGTTTCACCGCCCCCGAGGGCAAGACGATGGGCCACGCCGGCGCCATCGTCTCCGGCTCGTCGGGCACCGCCCAGGCGAAGAAGGAGGCCCTCGAGGCCGCCGGCGTGCGCGTGGGCAAGACCCCGTCGGAGACCGCCCGCCTCATGCGGGAGATCGTCGGCTGA
- a CDS encoding cell division protein PerM, whose translation MVSLLARVPRRGRDLAALRRPVPLLGVAGVAALAVTLVGLAGLGLALVVVQTLDPAGGLTVADSVAVAGRLWLLAQGGELDVGSGPIVVAPLLLTLGIAWGLSQAGRGFVRLGDVGSWRQALQGGAVLVGVHVVIGVLLGVVVDSPSAQVGLLRTAAGAAVLGVVAVGWGVGRESGLLDDVLDELPGGVRPMLRGVLAGLLTALAACAVVVAIALASDASGYAALSRSLGGAAAGALGLLGLGVLLLPNAAAAVLGLAAGPGFFVGTGTLVSVHGVTLGAVPALPMLAALPDTQAVPLIAFVSQVIPGIAGLVAGATVGRHLGGRDGGSVVAGLVGLLSGVLLGLASGLVVWIAGGSLGDGNLSLVGAPVLATAGAVAAQSGITAAVAAAVARWRSQS comes from the coding sequence GTGGTCTCCCTGCTCGCACGCGTTCCCCGGCGCGGACGGGACCTCGCGGCGCTGCGGCGCCCGGTGCCGCTGCTCGGCGTCGCCGGAGTGGCCGCCCTCGCGGTCACTCTCGTCGGCCTGGCCGGGCTCGGTCTGGCTCTCGTCGTCGTCCAGACCCTCGACCCTGCCGGCGGTCTGACCGTCGCCGACTCCGTCGCCGTGGCCGGCCGGCTGTGGCTGCTGGCCCAGGGCGGGGAGCTGGACGTCGGCTCGGGGCCCATCGTCGTGGCGCCCCTGCTGCTGACGCTCGGCATCGCCTGGGGGCTGTCGCAGGCCGGCCGGGGGTTCGTGCGGCTCGGCGACGTCGGCTCGTGGCGGCAGGCGCTCCAGGGCGGCGCCGTCCTGGTCGGGGTGCACGTGGTGATCGGGGTCCTGCTGGGCGTCGTGGTGGACAGCCCCTCCGCACAGGTCGGCCTGCTCCGGACCGCCGCCGGGGCCGCCGTCCTCGGAGTCGTCGCCGTCGGCTGGGGCGTCGGCCGGGAGTCCGGCCTGCTGGACGACGTCCTCGACGAGCTGCCCGGCGGCGTCCGGCCGATGCTGCGCGGCGTGCTCGCCGGGTTGCTCACCGCGTTGGCTGCCTGCGCCGTCGTCGTGGCCATCGCCCTCGCCTCCGACGCGAGCGGCTACGCGGCGCTCTCGCGTTCGCTGGGCGGTGCCGCCGCCGGAGCGCTCGGCCTCCTGGGGCTCGGCGTGCTGCTGCTGCCGAACGCGGCCGCTGCGGTGCTGGGGCTGGCCGCCGGGCCCGGGTTCTTCGTCGGCACCGGCACGCTCGTGTCGGTGCACGGGGTGACGCTCGGCGCCGTCCCCGCGCTGCCGATGCTCGCCGCGCTGCCCGACACCCAGGCGGTGCCGCTGATCGCCTTCGTCTCGCAGGTGATCCCGGGGATCGCGGGCCTGGTCGCCGGGGCCACCGTGGGCCGGCACCTCGGCGGCCGGGACGGCGGATCGGTGGTGGCCGGCCTGGTCGGGCTGCTCTCCGGCGTCCTCCTCGGGCTGGCGAGCGGACTGGTGGTCTGGATCGCCGGCGGCTCGCTGGGCGACGGCAACCTGTCGCTGGTCGGCGCTCCGGTGCTGGCCACCGCCGGCGCCGTCGCGGCGCAGAGCGGGATCACCGCGGCGGTCGCCGCCGCCGTCGCGCGCTGGCGGTCGCAGAGCTGA
- the purN gene encoding phosphoribosylglycinamide formyltransferase: protein MPAALPTSRARIVVLLSGTGSLCAALLEATDDPAYPAEVVAVGSDRRAEGLQHATRRGLPTFVCAVGDHPDRAAWDRRLAADIAEYDPDLVVSAGFMKIVGPAVLGAFGGRLINTHPALLPAFPGAHAVRDALAAGVPVTGATVHVVDAGVDTGPVLSQREVAVAPGDDEASLHERIKEVERELLVETVARLVPAVTSRESPR, encoded by the coding sequence GTGCCTGCCGCGCTACCCACTTCGCGGGCGCGGATCGTCGTCCTCCTGTCGGGGACCGGCTCGCTGTGCGCCGCGCTGCTGGAGGCCACGGACGACCCGGCCTACCCGGCCGAGGTCGTCGCCGTCGGCAGCGACCGGCGCGCCGAGGGCCTCCAGCACGCCACCCGCCGCGGGCTGCCGACCTTCGTGTGCGCCGTGGGGGACCACCCCGACCGCGCGGCCTGGGACCGGCGGCTGGCGGCCGACATCGCCGAGTACGACCCCGATCTGGTGGTCTCCGCGGGGTTCATGAAGATCGTCGGCCCCGCGGTGCTGGGCGCATTCGGTGGCCGGCTGATCAACACCCATCCGGCGCTGCTGCCGGCGTTCCCCGGGGCCCACGCCGTGCGGGACGCCCTCGCCGCGGGCGTGCCGGTCACCGGGGCGACGGTGCACGTGGTCGACGCCGGTGTCGACACCGGCCCCGTGCTGTCCCAGCGCGAGGTCGCCGTCGCGCCCGGGGACGACGAGGCGAGCCTGCACGAGCGGATCAAGGAAGTGGAGCGCGAGCTCCTGGTGGAGACGGTGGCGCGACTCGTCCCCGCCGTCACGAGTAGGGAGAGCCCTCGATGA
- the purH gene encoding bifunctional phosphoribosylaminoimidazolecarboxamide formyltransferase/IMP cyclohydrolase produces MSDRTAIRRALLGVYDKTGVEELAAGLAAAGVELVSTGATARRIAEAGIPVTPVEQVTGFPECLDGRVKTLHPSVHAGILADRRKPEHVAQLDELGIAPFDLVVVNLYPFTETVASGASPDECVEQIDIGGPAMVRAAAKNHPSVAVVVDPGRYRDVLAAVAEGGFTLAQRQALAAAAFRHTATYDIAVASWLGNVVAPDDEGSGFPGWVGATWDRADVLRYGENPHQRAALYRSWEPGLAHAEQLHGKEMSYNNYVDTDAAWRAAHDHDDPCVAIIKHANPCGIAVGPDIASAHRKAHACDPISAFGGVIAANREIDLTMAEQVSEVFTEVVVAPSFTDDALRVLTAKKNIRLLRLPHVPGPGAEMRPISGGLLLQVRDSLDAPGDDPTSWTLAAGEPLDAAGLDDLVFAWRAVRAVKSNAILLAHDRATVGVGMGQVNRVDAARLAVTRAGERAAGSVAASDAFFPFADGLQVLLEAGVRAVVQPGGSVRDEEVVAAAAAAGVPLYLTGTRHFAH; encoded by the coding sequence ATGAGCGACCGCACCGCGATCCGCCGCGCACTGCTCGGCGTGTACGACAAGACCGGCGTCGAGGAACTGGCCGCGGGGCTGGCCGCGGCCGGCGTCGAGCTGGTGAGCACCGGCGCGACGGCCCGGCGCATCGCCGAGGCGGGCATCCCGGTGACCCCCGTCGAGCAGGTGACCGGCTTCCCCGAGTGCCTCGACGGCCGGGTCAAGACGCTGCACCCGTCGGTGCACGCGGGGATCCTCGCCGACCGCCGCAAACCCGAGCACGTGGCGCAGCTCGACGAATTGGGCATCGCCCCGTTCGACCTCGTGGTCGTCAACCTCTACCCGTTCACCGAGACCGTCGCCTCGGGTGCCAGCCCGGACGAATGCGTCGAGCAGATCGACATCGGCGGGCCGGCGATGGTCCGCGCGGCGGCCAAGAACCACCCGTCGGTCGCCGTGGTCGTCGACCCCGGCCGGTACCGCGACGTCCTCGCCGCCGTGGCCGAGGGCGGGTTCACCCTGGCCCAGCGCCAGGCGCTGGCCGCCGCGGCGTTCCGGCACACCGCGACCTACGACATCGCCGTGGCCTCGTGGCTGGGCAACGTGGTCGCGCCGGACGACGAGGGCAGCGGCTTCCCGGGCTGGGTCGGCGCGACCTGGGACCGTGCCGACGTGCTGCGCTACGGCGAGAACCCGCACCAGCGGGCGGCGCTCTACCGCAGCTGGGAGCCTGGGCTGGCGCACGCGGAGCAGCTGCACGGCAAGGAGATGTCGTACAACAACTACGTCGACACCGACGCCGCCTGGCGGGCCGCCCACGACCACGACGACCCGTGCGTGGCGATCATCAAGCACGCCAATCCGTGCGGCATCGCCGTCGGCCCGGACATCGCGTCGGCCCACCGCAAGGCGCACGCCTGCGACCCGATCTCGGCGTTCGGCGGCGTCATCGCGGCCAACCGGGAGATCGATCTGACCATGGCCGAGCAGGTCTCGGAGGTCTTCACCGAGGTCGTCGTGGCGCCGTCCTTCACCGATGACGCGCTACGGGTGCTGACCGCGAAGAAGAACATCCGCCTGCTGCGGTTGCCGCACGTGCCCGGCCCGGGTGCCGAGATGCGGCCGATCAGCGGCGGCCTGCTGCTGCAGGTCCGGGACAGCCTGGACGCCCCCGGTGACGACCCCACCTCGTGGACGCTGGCGGCCGGGGAGCCGCTGGACGCCGCCGGGCTGGACGACCTGGTCTTCGCCTGGCGCGCGGTGCGCGCGGTGAAGAGCAACGCGATCCTGCTGGCGCACGACCGCGCCACCGTCGGGGTGGGCATGGGCCAGGTCAACCGGGTGGACGCCGCCCGGCTCGCCGTCACGCGGGCGGGGGAGAGGGCCGCCGGGTCGGTCGCGGCGTCCGACGCGTTCTTCCCGTTCGCCGACGGGCTGCAGGTGCTGCTGGAGGCCGGCGTGCGGGCCGTCGTCCAGCCGGGTGGTTCGGTGCGCGACGAGGAGGTCGTGGCCGCCGCGGCGGCGGCCGGCGTCCCCCTGTACCTCACCGGCACCCGCCACTTCGCGCACTGA
- a CDS encoding pentapeptide repeat-containing protein, with translation MTFTRCRFDDASLEELVTRRCVFESCVLTGVRLSGSKHHGSAFLSCRFDRAKLLDAVWDGCKLTGSQFPGAQLRPMTSIDSDWSWTALRGADLSGLDLSGQRFREADLTDADLRECDLTGADLDRARLQSTKLRGADLRGASMDEVNWRAFELTGVRLDLVQSVQFARAHGALVAD, from the coding sequence GTGACGTTCACCCGCTGCCGCTTCGACGACGCCTCGCTCGAGGAGCTGGTCACCCGCCGCTGCGTCTTCGAGTCGTGCGTGCTGACCGGGGTGCGGCTGAGTGGTTCCAAGCACCACGGCTCGGCGTTCCTGTCCTGCCGGTTCGACCGGGCCAAGCTGCTCGACGCCGTCTGGGACGGCTGCAAGCTGACCGGGTCGCAGTTCCCCGGCGCGCAGCTGCGTCCGATGACCTCGATCGACAGCGACTGGTCGTGGACCGCGCTCCGCGGCGCCGATCTGTCCGGCCTCGACCTGTCGGGCCAGCGCTTCCGGGAGGCCGACCTGACCGACGCCGACCTGCGCGAGTGCGACCTGACCGGCGCCGACCTCGACCGGGCGCGGCTGCAGTCGACGAAGCTGCGCGGAGCCGATCTGCGCGGGGCGTCGATGGACGAGGTCAACTGGCGGGCGTTCGAACTGACCGGGGTGCGCCTCGACCTGGTGCAGTCGGTGCAGTTCGCCCGCGCCCACGGCGCCCTCGTCGCGGACTAG
- a CDS encoding bifunctional methylenetetrahydrofolate dehydrogenase/methenyltetrahydrofolate cyclohydrolase — translation MPATILDGKATAAAIRGELTERVTALAGAGHRPGLGTLLVGDDPGSRWYVNAKHSDCAQVGIASIQRELPATATLQDVLAVVDELNDDPACTGYIVQLPLPKGIDESAVLEAMDPAKDADGLHPVNLGRLVLGVPGPLPCTPVGIVELLRRYDVPIAGAEVVVVGRGITVGRPLGLLLTRRTENATVTLCHTGTRDLAGHLRDADVVVAAAGVPGLVTADLVKPGAAVLDVGVSRVDGKIAGDVALDVVDVAGFVAPNPGGVGPMTRAMLLRNVVLAAEQAAALEALSA, via the coding sequence GTGCCAGCGACGATCCTCGACGGCAAGGCGACGGCGGCGGCGATCCGCGGCGAGCTCACCGAGCGGGTGACCGCCCTGGCCGGGGCCGGTCACCGGCCGGGTCTGGGCACGCTGCTCGTCGGCGACGACCCGGGCAGCCGCTGGTACGTCAACGCCAAGCACTCCGACTGCGCCCAGGTCGGCATCGCCAGCATCCAGCGCGAGCTGCCGGCGACGGCCACGCTGCAGGACGTCCTGGCGGTGGTCGACGAGCTCAACGACGACCCGGCCTGCACCGGGTACATCGTCCAGCTCCCCCTGCCGAAGGGCATCGACGAGAGCGCGGTCCTCGAGGCGATGGACCCGGCCAAGGACGCCGACGGGCTGCACCCGGTCAACCTGGGCCGGCTGGTGCTGGGCGTGCCCGGGCCGCTGCCGTGCACCCCGGTCGGCATCGTGGAGCTGCTGCGCCGCTACGACGTGCCGATCGCCGGCGCGGAGGTCGTGGTCGTCGGCCGCGGCATCACCGTCGGCCGTCCGCTCGGCCTGCTGCTGACCCGCCGCACCGAGAACGCGACCGTGACGCTGTGCCACACGGGAACCCGGGACCTGGCCGGGCACCTCCGCGACGCCGACGTCGTCGTCGCCGCGGCCGGCGTCCCGGGTCTGGTCACCGCCGACCTCGTCAAGCCCGGGGCCGCGGTCCTGGACGTGGGCGTCAGCCGGGTCGACGGGAAGATCGCCGGGGACGTCGCCCTCGACGTGGTGGACGTCGCCGGTTTCGTGGCGCCGAACCCGGGCGGGGTGGGTCCGATGACGCGGGCCATGCTGCTGCGCAACGTCGTCCTCGCCGCCGAGCAGGCCGCGGCGCTCGAGGCGCTCTCCGCCTGA
- a CDS encoding DUF3017 domain-containing protein, whose amino-acid sequence MTRPPLYIRRPFLAGLIRQLPLLAVLVAVAVGLLLVTVERWRLGLVVMGLALVGGAVLRLLLPVRRVGFLAVRSRPTDVVLLAGTGVALTVIALAIPGG is encoded by the coding sequence ATGACGCGGCCACCGCTCTACATCCGCCGTCCCTTCCTGGCCGGGCTCATCCGCCAGCTGCCGCTGCTCGCGGTGCTGGTGGCAGTCGCCGTCGGCCTGCTGCTGGTCACCGTGGAGCGCTGGCGGCTCGGCCTGGTGGTCATGGGCCTCGCGCTGGTCGGCGGGGCCGTGCTGCGCCTGCTGCTGCCGGTGCGGCGGGTCGGCTTCCTCGCCGTCCGCAGCCGGCCGACCGACGTCGTCCTGCTGGCCGGCACGGGAGTCGCGCTGACGGTCATCGCGCTGGCCATCCCGGGCGGCTGA
- the mdh gene encoding malate dehydrogenase, with translation MAEKSRNGKVTVVGAGFYGSTTALRLAEYDIFETVVLTDIVEGKPEGLALDMNQSRPIEGFETKVVGVGGGSYEGTENSDVVVITAGLPRKPGMSRMDLIETNAKIVRSVAENIAQTSPDAVVIVVSNPLDEMTALAQLATQFPKNRVMGQAGMLDTARFSNNVAEELGVPVSSVQTLTLGSHGDTMVPVPSRCTVDGKPLSDVMAQDRIDHLVDRTRNGGAEVVALLKTGSAYYAPSAAAARMARAVMEDSGAVMPVCAWVDGEYGINGVYLGVEAEIGREGVRKVVEGDLSETELAGLREAAEAVRAKQADVADL, from the coding sequence ATGGCAGAGAAGTCCAGGAACGGCAAGGTCACCGTCGTCGGTGCCGGTTTCTACGGCTCCACCACTGCGCTGCGGCTCGCGGAGTACGACATCTTCGAGACCGTCGTCCTCACCGACATCGTCGAGGGCAAGCCCGAGGGCCTGGCCCTGGACATGAACCAGTCGCGGCCCATCGAGGGGTTCGAGACCAAGGTCGTCGGCGTCGGGGGCGGCTCCTACGAGGGCACCGAGAACTCCGACGTCGTCGTCATCACCGCCGGCCTCCCGCGCAAGCCGGGCATGAGCCGCATGGACCTCATCGAGACCAACGCGAAGATCGTGCGGTCGGTCGCCGAGAACATCGCGCAGACCTCGCCCGACGCGGTGGTCATCGTGGTCTCCAACCCGCTCGACGAGATGACCGCCCTGGCGCAGCTGGCCACCCAGTTCCCGAAGAACCGGGTCATGGGGCAGGCCGGCATGCTCGACACGGCGCGCTTCAGCAACAACGTGGCCGAGGAGCTCGGCGTCCCGGTGTCGTCGGTGCAGACGCTGACCCTGGGCTCGCACGGCGACACCATGGTGCCGGTACCGTCGCGCTGCACCGTCGACGGCAAGCCGCTGTCCGACGTGATGGCGCAGGACCGGATCGACCACCTCGTCGACCGGACCCGCAACGGCGGCGCCGAGGTCGTGGCGCTGCTCAAGACGGGTTCGGCGTACTACGCGCCGTCGGCCGCCGCCGCCCGCATGGCGCGCGCCGTCATGGAGGACTCGGGTGCCGTGATGCCGGTCTGCGCGTGGGTCGACGGCGAGTACGGGATCAACGGCGTCTACCTGGGCGTCGAGGCCGAGATCGGCCGCGAGGGCGTGCGGAAGGTCGTCGAGGGCGATCTCTCCGAGACCGAGCTGGCCGGGCTGCGCGAGGCAGCCGAGGCAGTGCGCGCCAAGCAGGCTGACGTCGCGGATTTGTGA